The genomic segment CATGGTCCCTATCGCTTAGTTAAATATGCATTATTCTTAAATAGAGAAGTCTTCCCTAAACATGATCAGTTATGTCATGAAGAAGGTACTCAAATGTTAAACTATATCCATAATAAAGATGAAGCAAACTCTATTTTAAAACAGTTACAAGGTAAGACTGATGAACTTTACAAAAAATATTGGAACGACTAGAAAAACAATACACTTCGTAGGGGGTAATCATGGATAATAAAGTATATTTGAATCGAGATAATGCCTATTATAAAGGTAACGTACATACCCATTCAACAATATCAGATGGAGCTAAATCGCCGGAAGAAGTGGCAAGAATATACCGAGAGGAAGGTTACCATTTCTTGGTCTTAAGTGATCATGATAGATATGTAAGGATTGATGATTTTAACACGAAAGATTTCATCTTAATCCCTGGGATGGAAAGAGGTAAGATGGCACCAGATTCATCAAAAAATCTAGGCTTTCATATATCTGCTTTAGATGATCCTACTGTGGAAGTTAAAGAAAGATTTTCTCATCTTGATGATCAGACTGATCGTAAAAAATGGGAAGGTCTATCCACTGTTCAAAAGGTAATCGATGAATGCGTTGAAAAAGGAAACATCGTCATCTATAATCATCCTGAATGGTCCATGCATACCTACGATCACATGGAACGATTACATGGTTATTTTGCTATGGAAATATATAATCATGGTAGCCGCTATAATACTTCAGCATCTTATGGAACAAGTTACTGGGATTATTTATTACGAAAAGGTCGAAAAGTCTTTGGTATAGCAGCAGATGACGCACATTTACTTTGGACAGATACAGAAATCAAAGATTACTTTGGAGGCTGGATTATGGTTCAAGCTGAAAGTTTAACCCATGCAGCTATTATCACTGCCTTAAAGAATGGACGCTACTATTCAAGTACTGGACCTGAAATATATGATTATAGGGTAGAAAACGGTAATGTAAAAGTAGAATGCTCAGAATGTAAATTCATTGAATTTAAAGCCTTTGAAGAGCGGGGAGAAATATTTTTTAATAAAGATGCATCTCCACTAACAGAAGCCTCCCTAAAAATTAAAGAAGGCATGAAATATATAAGGGTTGAATGTGTAGATTATGACGGTAATGTAGCATTCAGTAATCCTATCTTCATGTAATAGGAAACTTGACACTAGTCACTTTTTCAGAAGATAATCATTTTATGAAGATAAAGAGCCTATAGAAGGGCTCTTTATCTTTATTACAACAATTATCTTAGTGGAGCAAGATATATGGAGGTATTTATGAAAAATAAAATCTATTTAGATCAAGATATTACTTGCTTTAAGGGTAACATACATACTCATTCATCGATATCTGATGGGGCTAAGCCACCTGAAGAAGTTGCTCGAATATACCAGGAAGGAGGTTATGACTTCTTGGTTTTAAGTGATCATGATAGATATATACGAAATGATTCCTTTAACTCCAAAGATTTCATTTTGATCCCTGGGATGGAAAGAACTAAACTTGCACCAGATGCATCTAAAGATCTTATTTTTCATCTAAATGCATTAGATGATCCTACAGTAGAAGTTAAAGAGAGATTATCCCATCTTGATTATTTTGGCCATGCAAAGTGGGAAGGCTTATGCACTGTTCAACAAGAAATCAATCAACTTATTGAAAAAGGAAATATAGTCATTTATAACCACCCTGAATGGTCCATGCATGTATACGACTACCTGGATAAATTAGAAGGATATTTTGCATTAGAAATATACAATCATGGTACTCGCTTAAATACATCAGCCTCTTATGGTACAAGTTACTGGGATTATTTATTACGAAAAGGTCGAAAAGTCTTTGGTATAGCAGCAGATGACGCACATTTACATTGGACGGATACTGAAATCAAAGATTATTTTGGAGGTTGGATTATGGTTCAAGCTGAAAGCTTAACCCATGCAGCTATTATCACTGCCTTAAAGAATGGATGCTACTATTCAAGTACTGGACCTGAAATATATGATTATAGGGTAGAAAACGGTATTGTAAAAGTAGAATGCTCTAAATGCAAATTCATCGAATTTAAAGCCTTTGAAGAGCGGGGAGAATTATTCTTTAATAAAGATGCGTCTCCACTAACAGAAGCTTCCATAAAAATTAAAGATGGTATGAAATATATAAGGGTTGAATGCGTTGATTACGAGGGAAATGTAGCATTTAGTAATCCAATTTTTATGGATTAGGAACCTTCACACCAATCTCATTTGGACATATCATCATTTAACAATGCTAGAGAGCCTGTAGATAGGGTTCTTTAGTTTTTATTATTATGTATAATTGTGCTTTATTGTGCATATTAGTGCATTTACTGTTTGACATTCCTCAATATTAAGATTAAAATAATAAGTGAAGAGTAGAAATAATGCTAACTAAAGTACAATCTTAATTATTAATTTATGCATTCAAATAAGGTGGGGTGTTCATGCAAAACAAAATTTATATGAAAAGTAAAAAATCATTAGGTCAAGGTCACTTTTTCCACAAACTACTCTTTTCTTATGTGACCATATTGATTATTCCAATCTTGTTAATTCTGATGTTATCTTATTTTTATGTTGAGTCCTATTTGAAGCCCAGTTTAAGTAATATTGAATCCCTTCAATTAGATATCATTAAGTCCAATACTGAAAGTCTCATCGAGCAAATTGATTTAATTGCTCTTAATATCATGCATAGCGATAATATTGAGTTTTTAAAGGATCTTACAAAAGATAATCTTCTAAGCGATTACAAATATATAGAGAACTTATATGAAATAACAGATAGATTGTCAAGATATACTCAATTAAACAGTAACATTCATTCTATATACATATACAACCAAGACACTTCACTATTATTGACATCAGAAGGAAAGGTTGAAGATGTTTCTGATATTAATACCAAAGTGATCTCTAATGCTACCGATCATGAATTTTATCTTTTTAAAGATATTAGCTGGTTAGACGAATATCAAATGGGTAACCGAATAACCTCTC from the Vallitalea okinawensis genome contains:
- a CDS encoding CehA/McbA family metallohydrolase, yielding MDNKVYLNRDNAYYKGNVHTHSTISDGAKSPEEVARIYREEGYHFLVLSDHDRYVRIDDFNTKDFILIPGMERGKMAPDSSKNLGFHISALDDPTVEVKERFSHLDDQTDRKKWEGLSTVQKVIDECVEKGNIVIYNHPEWSMHTYDHMERLHGYFAMEIYNHGSRYNTSASYGTSYWDYLLRKGRKVFGIAADDAHLLWTDTEIKDYFGGWIMVQAESLTHAAIITALKNGRYYSSTGPEIYDYRVENGNVKVECSECKFIEFKAFEERGEIFFNKDASPLTEASLKIKEGMKYIRVECVDYDGNVAFSNPIFM
- a CDS encoding CehA/McbA family metallohydrolase domain-containing protein, whose translation is MKNKIYLDQDITCFKGNIHTHSSISDGAKPPEEVARIYQEGGYDFLVLSDHDRYIRNDSFNSKDFILIPGMERTKLAPDASKDLIFHLNALDDPTVEVKERLSHLDYFGHAKWEGLCTVQQEINQLIEKGNIVIYNHPEWSMHVYDYLDKLEGYFALEIYNHGTRLNTSASYGTSYWDYLLRKGRKVFGIAADDAHLHWTDTEIKDYFGGWIMVQAESLTHAAIITALKNGCYYSSTGPEIYDYRVENGIVKVECSKCKFIEFKAFEERGELFFNKDASPLTEASIKIKDGMKYIRVECVDYEGNVAFSNPIFMD